One Shewanella sp. MR-4 DNA window includes the following coding sequences:
- a CDS encoding ABC transporter permease: MNKIIAMVRKELIDAARDKRSVMAGLYYAIGTPLIMCGLFMVLIGQLTSPDDLKISITNPDKAPDLVRFLSNKGITQGEAGAKDLKAIELIISPDYAKQMNQGKGAEITIVADNSEEKLQNSIRRLEKQLQAYSAEMGSLRLIARGIDPRVVQPLKVNVHDQATTDSKGGMILGIAIFTMIYSVFISGMNLAIDTSAGERERNSLALLLSHPLTTRQLVLSKIIAVGLFALLGLVLILLVSKVAYTFVPWQELGFSVSITNEFMALMLLVGIPVALMAACLQLFVSFMAKTFKEAQSYLTMVLFVPLALSMAASYNIAPDILQWLPVSGQQQALMDFIKGKDMSMLQLLVSTLDTLAIALVLALGMEKSLKSEKVVFGL; this comes from the coding sequence ATGAACAAAATCATCGCAATGGTTCGCAAGGAACTGATAGACGCCGCCCGCGATAAACGCTCTGTGATGGCGGGCCTCTACTACGCCATCGGCACGCCGCTGATCATGTGTGGCCTGTTTATGGTGCTTATCGGCCAACTGACCAGCCCGGACGATCTCAAAATCAGCATCACTAACCCCGACAAAGCACCTGACTTAGTGAGATTTTTGTCCAACAAGGGCATTACCCAAGGTGAAGCTGGCGCTAAGGATCTGAAAGCCATCGAGCTGATTATCAGCCCCGACTATGCCAAGCAGATGAACCAAGGCAAAGGCGCCGAAATCACTATCGTGGCCGATAACTCAGAGGAAAAACTGCAAAACTCGATTCGTCGCTTAGAGAAACAGTTGCAGGCCTACAGCGCCGAAATGGGCAGCCTACGCTTAATCGCCCGTGGCATCGACCCTCGAGTGGTGCAGCCACTGAAAGTGAATGTGCATGACCAAGCCACGACCGACTCTAAGGGCGGGATGATTTTAGGCATCGCCATTTTCACTATGATTTATTCAGTGTTTATCTCGGGGATGAATCTGGCCATCGACACCAGCGCCGGTGAGCGTGAGCGCAACTCCTTGGCATTGTTACTCAGCCATCCGCTGACCACACGCCAGTTAGTGCTCTCGAAAATCATCGCCGTCGGCCTGTTTGCCCTGCTCGGCTTAGTGTTGATTTTACTGGTGTCTAAGGTCGCCTATACCTTCGTGCCTTGGCAGGAACTCGGCTTTAGCGTCAGCATCACCAATGAGTTTATGGCGCTAATGCTGCTGGTCGGTATTCCCGTCGCGCTGATGGCCGCCTGTCTGCAATTGTTTGTGTCCTTTATGGCCAAAACCTTTAAGGAAGCCCAGTCCTACCTGACCATGGTGTTGTTTGTGCCCTTGGCGCTATCGATGGCGGCCAGCTACAACATAGCGCCGGACATTCTGCAATGGTTGCCCGTCTCCGGTCAGCAACAGGCGCTGATGGACTTTATCAAAGGTAAGGACATGAGCATGCTGCAACTGCTGGTATCGACGCTCGACACCCTAGCCATCGCCCTCGTCTTGGCGCTTGGTATGGAAAAATCCTTAAAGAGTGAAAAAGTGGTCTTCGGCTTATAA
- a CDS encoding ATP-binding cassette domain-containing protein, whose translation MIKVSHLSKRIGEVQALNDLSFVAENGQITGLLGPNGAGKTTCLRTIFGLLKPDTGTAEIEGIDVAIDPIGAKQQLGLFPDPFGLYERLTPREYIRYFAELSGLSASDAKAATDNVIAKLRLEDISDRRCKGFSQGQRMKTALAQAIVHSPSNIILDEPTRGLDVMSTRLLRDILIDLKNQGHCVLFSSHVMQEVAALCDQVIVMAQGRVVAIGSPEQLCAQTGKSSLEDAFIQLIGTDEGIAA comes from the coding sequence ATGATCAAAGTATCCCATCTTTCTAAGCGCATCGGCGAAGTGCAGGCCCTAAACGATTTGAGTTTCGTGGCCGAAAATGGCCAGATCACCGGCCTGCTCGGCCCCAATGGCGCGGGTAAAACCACCTGTTTACGCACGATTTTCGGGCTGTTAAAACCCGACACTGGCACGGCTGAAATTGAAGGTATCGACGTTGCCATCGACCCGATTGGCGCTAAGCAGCAGTTAGGCTTATTCCCCGACCCGTTCGGTCTGTATGAGCGCTTAACGCCGCGGGAATATATCCGTTACTTTGCCGAACTCAGCGGTTTATCCGCAAGCGATGCCAAGGCGGCCACCGACAATGTCATCGCCAAATTGCGCCTCGAAGATATCAGCGACCGCCGCTGTAAAGGCTTCTCCCAGGGGCAAAGAATGAAGACCGCCCTCGCCCAGGCCATAGTCCACAGCCCGAGCAATATTATCCTCGACGAGCCAACCCGTGGACTCGATGTCATGAGCACTCGTTTGCTGCGCGACATTCTTATCGACCTTAAGAATCAAGGGCATTGTGTGCTGTTTTCCAGCCATGTGATGCAGGAAGTCGCGGCATTGTGCGACCAAGTGATCGTGATGGCGCAGGGCCGAGTGGTCGCCATCGGCAGCCCTGAACAGCTCTGCGCGCAAACGGGTAAGTCCTCACTCGAAGATGCCTTTATCCAGCTGATCGGCACCGATGAGGGGATTGCCGCATGA
- a CDS encoding alpha/beta hydrolase yields MIDSMIHRKSHNASADVAMKRIDTHQLSSKLSKSIISLSALMLAMGSATAWASDNSVKPTESANTCYVEGVSDRLNCGFVTVPENPNKPDGKQIQVHYVVLPAVKNVNHEEALLAIAGGPGQSAIDNAAGFDSMLNKVRQQRDILLIDQRGTGRSNPLNCDSGPQSPLAIDEDNVDTLVEAQKCRDQFPDTDVTQYGSLNAVQDFEAVRAKLGYKKLHLYGISYGTRMAQLYMRLYPEHLATVTIDGIVPMQQSVLEIGSAIERGFDLLFKDCQDTAACHAEFPELKAEFDQVVAKLSQGPVMEQVHDPVTGEKTLLTMTRSKFYGAIRMALYQTNVRALVPHAIHQAAKGNYQPLLGLFALTTDNAGMAMGMHASVVCGEDMHRITPAMREQAKNSYVGKTMLESLETSCSVWKVPAVDASFSEPIKSDIPTLLLSGEIDPATPPSWGELAMEKLTNAKHFVAPYATHGVAYQSCANNLIAELVRTGSVKDLDGECLKKDVRRSFYLNASSVEPLATEAATQSAKDKPSTGAKE; encoded by the coding sequence ATGATAGATAGCATGATCCACAGGAAGTCCCATAATGCCAGCGCTGACGTGGCAATGAAGCGCATTGATACGCACCAGCTCTCGAGCAAGTTAAGCAAAAGCATCATCAGTTTGAGTGCGCTGATGCTCGCCATGGGTAGCGCCACGGCTTGGGCGAGCGACAACTCAGTAAAGCCCACTGAATCCGCCAACACCTGTTATGTGGAGGGCGTGTCGGACCGCTTAAACTGCGGCTTTGTCACTGTGCCGGAAAACCCTAATAAGCCCGATGGCAAACAGATCCAAGTGCATTATGTGGTCTTGCCCGCGGTGAAAAACGTCAACCACGAAGAGGCCTTACTGGCGATCGCCGGCGGCCCAGGTCAATCGGCCATAGATAACGCGGCAGGCTTCGATAGCATGCTGAACAAAGTGCGCCAGCAGCGCGACATTTTGCTTATCGATCAACGGGGCACAGGCCGCTCGAATCCACTAAACTGCGACTCAGGCCCGCAATCTCCGCTCGCCATCGACGAGGATAATGTCGATACCTTGGTCGAGGCACAAAAATGCCGCGATCAATTCCCCGATACTGACGTCACCCAATATGGCAGCCTCAATGCGGTGCAAGACTTCGAAGCCGTACGCGCCAAGTTAGGCTATAAGAAACTGCACCTCTACGGTATCTCCTACGGCACACGTATGGCGCAGCTCTATATGCGCTTATATCCCGAGCACTTAGCCACAGTCACCATAGACGGCATTGTGCCCATGCAGCAGAGCGTATTGGAGATTGGCTCGGCGATTGAACGTGGCTTTGACTTGCTGTTTAAAGACTGCCAAGACACAGCCGCCTGCCATGCCGAGTTTCCTGAGCTCAAAGCCGAGTTTGACCAAGTAGTCGCTAAACTCAGCCAAGGGCCAGTGATGGAGCAAGTGCACGACCCTGTGACGGGAGAAAAGACCCTACTCACTATGACTCGCTCAAAGTTTTATGGCGCGATCCGCATGGCGCTGTATCAAACCAATGTGCGCGCCTTAGTGCCCCATGCGATTCATCAGGCCGCTAAGGGTAACTACCAACCATTACTCGGGTTATTTGCCTTAACTACGGATAATGCGGGTATGGCAATGGGCATGCACGCCTCCGTCGTCTGCGGCGAAGACATGCACCGCATCACTCCGGCGATGCGTGAACAGGCCAAAAACTCCTATGTCGGCAAAACCATGCTCGAGAGCCTCGAAACCTCGTGCTCTGTGTGGAAGGTGCCTGCGGTCGATGCCAGCTTTAGCGAGCCTATCAAGAGCGATATCCCCACACTGTTGCTGTCGGGCGAAATTGACCCAGCAACCCCACCGAGCTGGGGTGAACTGGCGATGGAAAAACTCACTAACGCCAAACACTTTGTCGCGCCATACGCCACCCATGGCGTGGCCTATCAGTCCTGTGCCAATAACTTAATCGCCGAGTTAGTGCGTACTGGTTCGGTCAAAGATCTCGATGGTGAATGTTTGAAGAAGGATGTACGCCGTAGCTTCTATTTAAATGCCAGCTCGGTTGAGCCACTCGCGACCGAAGCCGCAACCCAATCAGCCAAGGATAAGCCCAGCACTGGTGCCAAGGAGTAA
- a CDS encoding GntR family transcriptional regulator, which produces MLELLNVNPSSGEPIYKQLHEQIVRLIVGGQLQEEDVLPSVRQIAEYLAVNPMTVSRAIQQLVDQGWLERRRGQATRVAARTEAMESGVSLLEPQLDALLAQAKQLGVSLPELLQLINERW; this is translated from the coding sequence ATGTTAGAACTTTTAAATGTCAACCCCAGCAGTGGTGAGCCAATTTACAAGCAATTACACGAGCAAATCGTGCGCTTGATTGTGGGCGGCCAGTTGCAAGAGGAAGACGTATTACCCTCAGTGCGCCAAATTGCTGAATATCTTGCGGTCAATCCAATGACGGTGTCCCGCGCGATTCAGCAATTGGTCGATCAAGGTTGGCTAGAGCGCCGCCGTGGTCAGGCGACTAGGGTTGCGGCGCGTACCGAGGCGATGGAGTCGGGCGTGAGTCTGCTCGAGCCGCAATTAGATGCCTTGCTGGCGCAGGCAAAGCAGCTGGGCGTGAGTTTGCCCGAGTTACTGCAATTGATTAATGAGCGTTGGTAG
- a CDS encoding ABC transporter ATP-binding protein — protein sequence MDQDCTPILEFSNVNKVFRGKGASEKRALKDLTLRLSAGMVVGLLGQNGAGKSTLMRCALGILSPDSGEICTLGETPEQLSSAAKERLGYVPQQPFGYEGFTVERALDLHRSFYPHWDMQLEQDWLTRFELDVTQQVQRLSVGQRQSLALIMAMAYRPELLILDEPVASLDPIVRRKFMVDLFDLALESGSAVLFSSHITSDLERVASHVALIKQGELVLFKEIDALREEVRLVKLAEGAELPEQVRILSRDGDSVLVDRGDVELNLRGVQRSEALNLEQLFVELHK from the coding sequence ATGGACCAAGACTGTACCCCAATACTAGAGTTTTCTAACGTAAACAAAGTGTTTCGTGGCAAAGGTGCCAGCGAAAAACGTGCGCTCAAGGATCTGACCTTACGTTTATCGGCCGGTATGGTGGTCGGTCTATTGGGACAAAACGGTGCGGGTAAATCGACCCTAATGCGCTGCGCCTTGGGGATCCTCTCGCCGGATTCGGGCGAAATCTGCACCTTAGGCGAAACGCCGGAGCAGCTTTCTTCTGCCGCTAAGGAACGCTTAGGCTATGTTCCGCAGCAACCTTTTGGTTATGAAGGCTTTACCGTCGAGCGCGCCCTCGATTTGCACCGCAGTTTTTATCCCCACTGGGACATGCAGTTAGAGCAGGATTGGCTCACCCGCTTCGAATTAGATGTCACTCAACAGGTACAACGCCTGTCCGTTGGTCAGCGCCAATCCTTGGCCTTGATCATGGCGATGGCCTATCGCCCCGAGTTGCTGATCCTCGATGAACCCGTGGCTAGCCTCGACCCGATAGTCAGACGCAAGTTTATGGTCGATTTGTTCGACTTAGCCCTCGAATCCGGCTCGGCCGTGTTGTTTTCATCCCATATCACCTCAGATTTAGAACGGGTCGCGAGCCATGTCGCCCTGATTAAACAGGGCGAGTTAGTGCTGTTTAAGGAGATAGATGCCCTGCGGGAAGAGGTGCGTTTAGTCAAACTCGCGGAGGGCGCCGAGTTACCTGAGCAGGTGCGTATCCTCAGCCGCGATGGCGATTCTGTACTGGTGGATAGGGGCGATGTGGAGCTTAATTTGCGCGGCGTGCAGCGCAGCGAAGCGCTGAATTTAGAACAACTCTTTGTGGAGCTGCACAAATGA
- a CDS encoding AMP-dependent synthetase/ligase, which yields MSLEQYHVIRLLQQQSQSLKEAIALEGFEMAAPWHQVSWQAFDQISHKIAQVLIELGVQVQDRCVILSQNCPQWTCADIGTLKSRAVVVPIYPTSTLEQASFIINDAAAKVIFVDDAKQYALACELQKQCPTLEHVIVFDASVELAQDKAQHQHLDSLLAKEYGQSAELEQRLKDANLDDLLTLIYTSGTTGDPKGVMLDYRNMASTVRQHDQILPFTTGDVSLAFLPLSHVFERGWSFYVLCRGGHNVYLQNTQRVKEAISAVRPHTLCVVPRFLEKVYSAVQDKVAKSAEGRKKLFAWAMGVGERQFEVSQGRAKGGLWLSLQWRLAHKLVYSKLQAVLGGRLKFMPCGGAALDLNVASFFHAIGIPVLCGYGMTETNATVTCNTLDNRVAGSNGKVLPEIEVKLGKDDEILVRGDTVMRGYYNRPEDTAAAFEDGWLKTGDAGRLDANGNLFITDRIKELMKTSNGKYIAPQRVEGTVGRCPFIEQVAVIADARNYVTALIVPAFESLEAWAKDKGLKYESSIELLRHSHVVEHFEQRLKHLQQELAGFEQIKKFTLLPEAFSMEAGLITPTLKLRRKMIYHKYAHEINAMYNN from the coding sequence ATGTCTCTCGAACAATATCACGTAATTCGACTATTACAGCAGCAAAGCCAGTCATTAAAAGAGGCTATAGCGCTGGAAGGTTTTGAAATGGCTGCGCCTTGGCATCAAGTCAGTTGGCAGGCATTCGATCAAATCAGCCATAAAATTGCACAGGTGTTGATTGAACTTGGCGTACAAGTGCAAGACCGTTGCGTGATCCTGTCGCAAAACTGCCCTCAATGGACCTGCGCCGACATAGGTACCCTGAAAAGTCGTGCCGTTGTGGTCCCCATTTACCCGACCAGTACCTTAGAGCAAGCCAGCTTTATCATTAACGATGCGGCGGCTAAGGTGATTTTTGTCGACGACGCTAAGCAATATGCGCTGGCCTGTGAGCTGCAAAAACAGTGTCCAACCCTAGAGCATGTGATTGTGTTTGACGCGAGTGTTGAGCTGGCGCAGGACAAGGCTCAACATCAGCATTTAGACAGTTTGCTAGCCAAAGAATATGGCCAGAGTGCTGAGCTTGAGCAGCGCTTAAAGGATGCCAATCTCGACGACCTGTTAACCCTAATTTATACCTCTGGTACCACGGGCGACCCTAAGGGCGTGATGCTGGATTACCGCAATATGGCTTCGACTGTGCGTCAGCACGATCAGATCCTGCCGTTTACCACTGGCGATGTGTCGTTAGCTTTCCTACCGCTAAGCCATGTGTTTGAGCGTGGTTGGAGCTTCTATGTGCTGTGCCGTGGCGGCCACAACGTGTATCTGCAAAACACCCAAAGAGTGAAAGAGGCCATCAGCGCCGTGCGTCCGCATACCCTGTGCGTGGTGCCGCGTTTCCTCGAGAAGGTTTACAGCGCAGTGCAGGATAAGGTCGCTAAATCCGCCGAAGGCCGTAAAAAACTCTTCGCCTGGGCCATGGGCGTCGGCGAACGCCAGTTTGAGGTGAGCCAAGGCCGCGCTAAGGGCGGTTTATGGTTATCCTTGCAATGGCGTTTAGCGCACAAGCTGGTTTACAGCAAGTTGCAAGCCGTGCTCGGTGGGCGCTTAAAGTTTATGCCCTGCGGTGGCGCCGCCCTCGATTTAAACGTGGCGTCTTTCTTCCATGCTATTGGTATTCCGGTACTTTGTGGTTACGGCATGACGGAAACGAACGCCACAGTGACCTGTAATACCCTAGATAACCGAGTTGCGGGTTCGAACGGTAAAGTATTGCCCGAAATCGAGGTGAAGCTAGGTAAGGACGATGAGATTTTAGTCCGTGGCGACACTGTGATGCGCGGTTATTACAATCGCCCCGAAGACACTGCAGCTGCCTTCGAAGATGGCTGGTTAAAGACTGGCGATGCGGGACGACTCGATGCCAATGGCAATTTATTTATTACCGACCGCATCAAAGAGTTAATGAAAACTTCCAACGGTAAATACATTGCTCCGCAGCGGGTTGAAGGCACAGTGGGCCGTTGCCCCTTTATCGAACAGGTGGCTGTGATTGCCGATGCCCGTAACTATGTGACGGCGCTGATTGTGCCAGCCTTTGAATCCCTCGAAGCCTGGGCCAAGGATAAGGGCTTGAAATACGAGTCGTCTATCGAGCTGCTGCGTCACAGCCATGTGGTTGAACATTTCGAGCAGCGCTTAAAGCATTTGCAGCAAGAGTTGGCGGGGTTTGAGCAAATCAAAAAGTTTACCCTGTTGCCTGAAGCCTTTTCGATGGAGGCGGGATTAATCACCCCGACGCTGAAATTGCGCCGCAAAATGATTTACCACAAGTACGCCCACGAAATTAATGCGATGTACAATAATTGA